A portion of the Juglans microcarpa x Juglans regia isolate MS1-56 chromosome 1D, Jm3101_v1.0, whole genome shotgun sequence genome contains these proteins:
- the LOC121249936 gene encoding uncharacterized protein LOC121249936 isoform X3 — MGEEEDEKPPRPSTSISLTQGYYGTVNPYNLPYMMPPNPYLYPHPNLYAWGSQLLAPPPFGPTMPSPLSSNPEELRRGEDTTQHSAIPPCVPTMPSNFVAEKNLEETSSDINIEPDAEGMNEVSDDDNRVEPPKSGKFGAL; from the exons ATGGgcgaagaggaagatgaaaagCCACCCAGGCCTTCTACATCAATTTCACTCACCCAG ggATATTATGGAACTGTAAATCCATATAACCTGCCATACATGATGCCTCCAAATCCATATCTATATCCACATCCAAATCTATATGCTTGGGGTAGTCAG CTTCTGGCACCGCCACCCTTTGGACCAACCATGCCATCCCCTTTGTCAAGTAATCCGGAGGAGTTGAGACGAGGAGAAGATACAACTCAG CATTCGGCGATCCCACCATGTGTGCCAACTATGCCATCCAATTTTGTAGCTGAAAAGAATTTAGAAG AAACTTCATCCGACATAAATATAGAGCCAGATGCGGAGGGGATGAATGAAGTTTCAGATGATGATAATAGAGTTGAGCCTCCAAAATCTG GAAAATTTGGCGCCTTATGA
- the LOC121249901 gene encoding protein FAR-RED ELONGATED HYPOCOTYL 3-like, with translation MRGIICRHAFKVCQMKYIHVLPEKYVLDRWRKDLKRRYTLVKSSYDDVRVNADARRYELVIQRCLRFATRVSRNDEHVNAFFHMLDDFEHKYVGLELESGSTKLKENVVADKDKKILSPHVVRGKGRPPTRRKVPMVEKATRKRKKKQTYRNLFDDTSHNVDLPVSEVGATVEEVVIQTQYSTLTQVRLPANDEATSSLPHGT, from the exons ATGAGGGGGATTATCTGTAGGCATGCATTTAAAGTCTGTCAGATGAAATACATTCATGTGCTGCCAGAGAAATATGTGTTGGATCGATGGAGGAAAGACTTAAAGAGAAGATACACACTGGTTAAGAGTAGCTATGATGATGTACGGGTCAATGCGGATGCACGACGCTATGAGCTTGTCATACAAAGATGTCTAAGATTTGCGACGCGTGTATCTCGAAATGATGAGCATGTGAATGCATTCTTTCATATGTTGGATGACTTTGAGCATAAGTATGTAGGATTAGAGCTTGAGTCCGGTTCAACAAAGTTAAAAGAGAACGTGGTTGCCGataaagataagaaaatattaagcccTCACGTTGTTCGGGGGAAAGGGAGACCGCCAACTAGAAGAAAGGTCCCGATGGTCGAGAAGGCtacaaggaagagaaagaaaaaacag ACATACAGGAATCTATTTGACGATACATCACACAATGTTGACCTCCCGGTGTCAGAAGTTGGTGCTACTGTTGAGGAGGTTGTTATCCAAACCCAGTATAGTACTCTAACACAAGTAAGGCTTCCGGCCAATGATGAG GCTACGTCAAGCTTGCCCCATGGAACTTAG
- the LOC121249936 gene encoding uncharacterized protein LOC121249936 isoform X2, translated as MPSNSVAAKNLGETYPHPYLYAWGRQLLAPPPFGPTMPSPLSSNPEELRRGEDTTQHSAIPPCVPTMPSNFVAEKNLEETSSDINIEPDAEGMNEVSDDDNRVEPPKSGMHFATDKEVLDYYKRYAKQEGFCVIIRRTKRDLDGVRSM; from the exons ATGCCATCCAATTCTGTAGCTGCAAAGAATTTAGGAG AAACATATCCACATCCATATCTATATGCTTGGGGTAGACAG CTTCTGGCACCGCCACCCTTTGGACCAACCATGCCATCCCCTTTGTCAAGTAATCCGGAGGAGTTGAGACGAGGAGAAGATACAACTCAG CATTCGGCGATCCCACCATGTGTGCCAACTATGCCATCCAATTTTGTAGCTGAAAAGAATTTAGAAG AAACTTCATCCGACATAAATATAGAGCCAGATGCGGAGGGGATGAATGAAGTTTCAGATGATGATAATAGAGTTGAGCCTCCAAAATCTGGTATGCACTTTGCTACTGATAAAGAGGTTTTAGACTATTACAAACGATACGCCAAACAAGAGGGTTTTTGTGTTATCATAAGAAGAACGAAGAGAGATCTTGATGGGGTGCGAAGTATGTGA
- the LOC121249936 gene encoding uncharacterized protein LOC121249936 isoform X1 encodes MGEEEDEKPPRPSTSISLTQGYYGTVNPYNLPYMMPPNPYLYPHPNLYAWGSQLLAPPPFGPTMPSPLSSNPEELRRGEDTTQHSAIPPCVPTMPSNFVAEKNLEETSSDINIEPDAEGMNEVSDDDNRVEPPKSGMHFATDKEVLDYYKRYAKQEGFCVIIRRTKRDLDGVRSM; translated from the exons ATGGgcgaagaggaagatgaaaagCCACCCAGGCCTTCTACATCAATTTCACTCACCCAG ggATATTATGGAACTGTAAATCCATATAACCTGCCATACATGATGCCTCCAAATCCATATCTATATCCACATCCAAATCTATATGCTTGGGGTAGTCAG CTTCTGGCACCGCCACCCTTTGGACCAACCATGCCATCCCCTTTGTCAAGTAATCCGGAGGAGTTGAGACGAGGAGAAGATACAACTCAG CATTCGGCGATCCCACCATGTGTGCCAACTATGCCATCCAATTTTGTAGCTGAAAAGAATTTAGAAG AAACTTCATCCGACATAAATATAGAGCCAGATGCGGAGGGGATGAATGAAGTTTCAGATGATGATAATAGAGTTGAGCCTCCAAAATCTGGTATGCACTTTGCTACTGATAAAGAGGTTTTAGACTATTACAAACGATACGCCAAACAAGAGGGTTTTTGTGTTATCATAAGAAGAACGAAGAGAGATCTTGATGGGGTGCGAAGTATGTGA